In a genomic window of Flavobacterium sp. KACC 22761:
- a CDS encoding helix-turn-helix transcriptional regulator gives MSKIVGDNLKMLRKSKNMSQEEVADHLKISQSAYARMERGESTSWTIHFNKICEVFKITPEELVRKGVGDSAYEGWINNERQTDMAMLRVYRKIIQQYELQIEDLKMIIKHLNKGKN, from the coding sequence ATGAGTAAAATCGTAGGAGATAATTTAAAAATGCTGCGAAAATCAAAAAACATGTCGCAGGAAGAGGTTGCAGATCATTTGAAAATTTCTCAGTCTGCCTATGCAAGAATGGAGCGAGGAGAAAGTACTTCTTGGACTATTCATTTTAATAAAATCTGTGAAGTATTTAAGATTACTCCCGAAGAATTAGTAAGGAAAGGAGTTGGAGATTCTGCGTATGAAGGTTGGATAAACAACGAACGTCAAACGGATATGGCTATGCTTAGAGTTTATCGAAAAATAATTCAACAATATGAATTACAAATCGAAGATCTAAAAATGATAATTAAGCATTTAAATAAAGGTAAAAACTAA
- a CDS encoding ribonucleotide-diphosphate reductase subunit beta, with product MSQIEPILQENKNRFVIFPIKHHDIWEWYKKMEASFWTAEEIDLHQDLTDWNNKLNDDERYFIKHILAFFAASDGIVNENLAENFVNEVQYAEAKFFYGFQIMMENIHSETYSLLIDTYVKDEAEKTELFNALEVFPAIAKKGEWALKWIESDSFAERLIAFAAVEGIFFSGAFCSIYWLKKRGLMPGLTFSNELISRDEGVHCDFAVHLHNHHLVNKVPKDRIKEIIVDALDIERQFVTESLPVSLIGMNATLMTQYLEFVADRLLVELGCERVYGSANPFDFMDMISLQGKTNFFEKRVAEYQKSGVMNTDSDAQKISFDADF from the coding sequence ATGTCGCAAATAGAGCCAATCTTACAAGAAAATAAAAATCGTTTCGTTATCTTTCCTATCAAACACCATGATATTTGGGAATGGTATAAAAAAATGGAAGCTAGTTTCTGGACTGCCGAAGAAATCGATTTGCACCAAGACTTGACAGATTGGAATAATAAACTTAATGATGACGAAAGATATTTCATTAAGCACATTTTAGCATTCTTTGCGGCTTCTGACGGAATCGTAAATGAAAATCTTGCTGAGAACTTTGTAAACGAAGTTCAATATGCTGAAGCTAAATTTTTCTATGGTTTCCAAATCATGATGGAAAACATTCACAGTGAAACCTATTCTTTATTAATTGATACTTACGTTAAAGACGAAGCCGAAAAAACAGAATTGTTTAATGCTTTAGAAGTATTCCCGGCAATTGCTAAAAAAGGAGAATGGGCTTTAAAATGGATCGAGTCAGATTCATTTGCTGAAAGACTTATTGCTTTTGCTGCCGTTGAAGGAATCTTTTTCTCAGGAGCTTTCTGTTCAATTTATTGGTTGAAAAAACGTGGTTTGATGCCAGGTTTGACATTCTCTAATGAGTTGATTTCTCGTGACGAAGGTGTACATTGTGATTTTGCAGTTCACTTGCATAATCATCACTTGGTTAACAAAGTTCCAAAAGACAGAATTAAAGAAATCATTGTTGATGCCTTAGATATCGAAAGACAATTTGTTACAGAATCGCTTCCGGTGAGTTTAATTGGTATGAACGCTACTTTAATGACGCAATATTTAGAATTTGTTGCTGATAGATTATTAGTAGAATTAGGTTGCGAGCGTGTGTATGGATCAGCGAATCCGTTTGATTTCATGGACATGATTTCTCTTCAAGGAAAAACTAATTTCTTTGAAAAACGTGTTGCAGAGTATCAAAAATCTGGTGTGATGAACACAGACAGTGATGCTCAGAAAATTTCATTTGATGCAGATTTTTAG
- a CDS encoding TlpA family protein disulfide reductase yields MKKSLKIIFTSLFIGIFLFLSNKIIYKINYKKQIEQNTKSIPKLSYLNINGENFTNENLKKVTPVIFIYFSTDCNYCNEEAQIINKNIKILKDIQIIFVSCENINLIKKFAQYNHLNNYDNIHFLYDGKASFAPTFDVNSIPCIVLYDKNHNLIEKINGQTKPEILIKKLNSQQ; encoded by the coding sequence ATGAAAAAATCGCTCAAAATTATATTTACGTCATTGTTTATAGGAATTTTTCTTTTTTTAAGTAATAAAATAATCTACAAAATAAATTATAAAAAGCAAATTGAACAGAATACCAAAAGCATACCTAAACTCTCTTATCTAAACATAAATGGAGAAAACTTCACTAATGAAAACTTAAAAAAAGTCACTCCTGTAATATTTATTTACTTCAGTACAGATTGTAATTACTGTAATGAAGAAGCACAAATAATAAATAAAAACATTAAAATCTTAAAAGACATTCAAATCATTTTTGTATCATGTGAAAATATTAATCTAATAAAAAAGTTTGCTCAATACAATCACCTAAATAATTATGATAATATTCATTTTCTATATGACGGAAAAGCAAGTTTCGCTCCTACTTTTGATGTAAATTCAATTCCATGTATAGTTCTCTACGATAAAAACCATAATCTAATTGAAAAAATAAATGGGCAAACAAAACCAGAAATTTTGATTAAAAAATTGAATTCTCAACAATGA
- a CDS encoding DUF3109 family protein, which produces MFQLGKTIISEDILEKEFVCNLSACKGACCVDGDAGAPLNEAETKILEEIYPKVKPFLRKEGIAAIEAQGTWVKGTDGDLETPLIDNKDCAYVIFDGKTALCGIEQAYNQGIVDWKKPVSCHLYPIRVKDFTEFAAVNYDKWDICDDACSLGKELEVPVYKFVKEALIRRFGEDWYLELEKVAEELKNS; this is translated from the coding sequence ATGTTTCAGTTAGGTAAAACTATTATTTCAGAAGATATTCTGGAGAAAGAATTTGTGTGCAACTTGTCTGCTTGTAAAGGAGCTTGTTGTGTTGATGGAGATGCGGGCGCGCCTTTGAATGAGGCTGAAACTAAAATCTTAGAAGAAATCTACCCAAAAGTGAAACCTTTTTTAAGAAAAGAAGGTATTGCTGCCATTGAAGCGCAGGGAACTTGGGTAAAAGGAACCGACGGCGATCTTGAAACGCCGCTTATTGACAATAAAGATTGCGCTTACGTGATTTTTGATGGAAAAACTGCGCTTTGTGGCATCGAACAAGCCTACAATCAAGGAATCGTTGATTGGAAAAAACCAGTTTCTTGCCACTTATATCCAATTCGTGTAAAGGACTTTACTGAATTTGCCGCTGTCAATTATGATAAATGGGATATTTGTGATGACGCCTGTTCATTGGGTAAAGAATTGGAAGTTCCAGTTTACAAATTCGTCAAAGAAGCTTTGATTCGTCGCTTTGGTGAAGATTGGTATTTGGAGCTTGAAAAAGTTGCCGAAGAACTTAAAAATTCTTAA
- a CDS encoding nuclear transport factor 2 family protein, which translates to MTIEEVVNAEIELLTAIKKADVSTLEKILHDDLLFNLPDGNTITKEFDLDSYRSGKMKIDTLEALDQNINIIDNVAVVAVTVSLKGAFGDFAIDGAFRYIRVWKQFDGILKVIAGSCVQLA; encoded by the coding sequence ATGACAATAGAAGAAGTTGTAAATGCCGAAATAGAACTTTTGACAGCAATTAAAAAAGCTGATGTTTCAACTTTAGAAAAAATCCTTCACGACGATTTGCTTTTCAATTTGCCAGATGGAAACACCATTACAAAAGAATTTGATTTGGATTCGTATCGCTCAGGAAAAATGAAAATTGACACCCTCGAAGCATTAGATCAAAACATCAATATTATTGATAATGTTGCAGTTGTTGCGGTAACGGTTTCATTAAAAGGAGCTTTTGGAGATTTTGCTATTGATGGTGCTTTTCGTTACATCAGAGTTTGGAAACAATTTGATGGTATTTTAAAAGTGATTGCTGGAAGTTGTGTTCAATTGGCATAA
- the fbp gene encoding class 1 fructose-bisphosphatase, with protein sequence MEERNKTLGEFIIENQKAFQYSSGELSRIINSIRLAAKVVNYKVNQAGLVDIIGAAGEQNVQGEDQQKLDVYANEVFIQTLINREIVCGIASEENDDFITVQGSDNSHNNKYVILMDPLDGSSNIDVNVSVGTIFSVFRRITPIGTPVTSEDFLQPGINQVAAGYVIYGTSTMLVYTTGHGVNGFTLNPAIGTFYLSHPNMRFPENGNIYSVNEGNYVHFPQGVKNYIKYCQREEEDRPYTSRYIGSLVADFHRNMIKGGIYIYPTSSKAPKGKLRLLYECNPMAFIAEQAGGKATDGFGRIMEIQPTELHQRVPFFCGSKNMVEKAEEFMAEV encoded by the coding sequence ATGGAAGAACGCAATAAAACACTGGGAGAGTTTATTATTGAGAACCAAAAAGCATTTCAGTATTCGTCGGGAGAGCTTTCCCGTATTATCAACTCTATACGTTTGGCGGCAAAAGTTGTCAACTATAAAGTAAACCAAGCCGGACTAGTGGACATCATCGGCGCCGCAGGCGAACAGAATGTTCAGGGAGAAGACCAGCAAAAATTAGATGTCTATGCAAACGAAGTATTTATCCAGACGTTAATAAACCGTGAGATTGTCTGTGGTATTGCTTCTGAAGAAAACGACGATTTTATAACTGTTCAGGGGAGCGACAACAGTCATAATAATAAGTACGTGATCTTAATGGATCCGCTTGACGGATCTTCAAACATTGATGTAAATGTTTCTGTGGGAACAATTTTTTCTGTTTTCAGAAGAATTACGCCAATAGGAACTCCGGTAACAAGCGAGGATTTTTTACAACCGGGAATCAATCAAGTGGCAGCAGGCTATGTAATTTATGGAACTTCTACGATGTTGGTTTATACCACTGGGCATGGCGTAAACGGATTTACACTAAATCCAGCAATTGGTACATTTTATCTTTCACACCCAAATATGAGGTTTCCTGAAAATGGAAATATCTATTCGGTAAACGAAGGAAATTATGTTCATTTTCCGCAAGGAGTAAAAAATTACATCAAATATTGCCAGCGTGAAGAAGAAGATCGACCTTATACTTCAAGATATATAGGAAGTTTGGTTGCCGATTTTCATCGAAATATGATCAAAGGCGGTATTTATATTTATCCGACAAGTTCAAAAGCGCCAAAAGGAAAATTACGTTTGTTGTACGAATGCAATCCAATGGCGTTTATTGCAGAACAAGCAGGAGGAAAAGCAACAGATGGTTTTGGAAGAATCATGGAAATCCAGCCGACAGAATTGCATCAAAGAGTTCCGTTTTTCTGCGGAAGCAAAAACATGGTCGAAAAAGCGGAAGAGTTTATGGCGGAAGTGTAA
- a CDS encoding helix-turn-helix transcriptional regulator, protein MNRIVGNNLKTLRKAKNMSQEEVADHLNISQSAYARMERGESTSWTIHFNKICEVFKITPEELVRRGVGDSVYENLISTELQTESEALHFYRKIIRQYELQIEDLKMIISELNKGKN, encoded by the coding sequence ATGAATAGAATTGTAGGAAATAATTTAAAAACATTGCGTAAAGCGAAAAACATGTCGCAAGAAGAGGTTGCTGATCATTTAAATATTTCGCAGTCAGCTTACGCTAGAATGGAGAGAGGAGAAAGTACTTCTTGGACTATTCATTTTAATAAAATCTGTGAAGTATTTAAGATTACTCCTGAAGAATTAGTGAGAAGAGGAGTGGGAGATTCTGTTTATGAAAATTTAATAAGTACAGAACTCCAAACGGAAAGTGAAGCGCTTCATTTTTATAGAAAAATAATAAGACAATATGAACTGCAAATAGAAGATCTGAAAATGATTATTAGTGAGTTAAATAAAGGGAAAAACTAA
- a CDS encoding HupE/UreJ family protein has protein sequence MSEFWIYFQIGLKHVLDIHAYDHVLFLIALTIPYTFKDWKRILLLVSVFTIGHTVALILSVFGIIAVKVNLVEFLIPITILITALYHLFTAGKATKNEGVNLVFIVTLFFGLIHGLGFSNYFKTILGGTATSKLLPLGEFALGIEAAQLVVVFVALILSYIVQTVFRFSKRDWALVMSAFIVGVVIPMIVESPIWNR, from the coding sequence ATGTCAGAATTTTGGATTTATTTTCAGATAGGATTAAAACACGTTTTAGATATCCACGCCTACGATCACGTTCTTTTTTTAATCGCACTAACGATTCCTTACACTTTTAAAGATTGGAAACGAATTTTGCTCTTGGTTTCTGTTTTTACCATCGGTCACACTGTAGCATTAATTCTTTCTGTTTTCGGAATAATTGCAGTAAAAGTAAATCTTGTTGAATTCCTAATTCCAATTACGATTTTAATAACCGCCTTATATCATTTGTTTACAGCTGGAAAAGCTACTAAAAACGAAGGTGTAAATTTGGTTTTCATTGTTACATTGTTTTTTGGACTAATTCACGGACTTGGATTCTCAAATTATTTTAAAACAATTTTAGGTGGTACAGCAACTTCAAAATTATTACCTTTAGGGGAATTTGCGTTAGGAATTGAAGCAGCACAATTAGTTGTAGTTTTCGTAGCTTTGATACTATCATATATAGTGCAAACGGTATTTCGTTTTTCAAAACGCGATTGGGCGCTTGTAATGTCGGCTTTTATTGTTGGAGTTGTGATTCCAATGATTGTTGAAAGCCCAATTTGGAACAGATAA
- a CDS encoding MarC family protein: MLEINFKEIITVGMVLFAVIDIVGSIPIIVNLRAKVGHIDSEKASIVAGAIMIVFLFVGEGLLNLIGIDVHSFAVAGSFVLFFLALEMILGIRIYRDEEPGSASIVPLAFPLIAGAGTMTTLLSLRSQFHTINIIIAILLNIILVYIVLKSSKKIENLLGENGLGVVRKTFGVILLAIAVKLFAANVKGLFV; encoded by the coding sequence ATGTTAGAAATCAATTTCAAAGAAATCATTACTGTTGGTATGGTGCTTTTTGCCGTAATCGATATTGTTGGCTCAATTCCGATTATTGTGAATTTAAGAGCGAAAGTTGGCCACATTGACTCTGAAAAAGCTTCAATTGTCGCAGGAGCCATTATGATTGTTTTTCTTTTTGTTGGGGAAGGTTTGCTGAACCTAATTGGCATTGATGTTCATTCATTTGCCGTTGCAGGATCTTTTGTTTTGTTTTTTCTTGCTTTAGAAATGATTCTAGGAATCCGAATTTATCGTGATGAAGAACCGGGATCAGCTTCTATCGTTCCTTTAGCATTTCCTCTTATTGCCGGAGCAGGAACTATGACTACTTTATTGTCGCTTCGATCTCAATTTCATACTATTAATATCATCATTGCTATTCTGCTGAATATCATCTTGGTTTACATTGTTTTAAAATCATCTAAAAAAATCGAAAATCTATTGGGAGAAAACGGACTTGGCGTAGTCCGCAAGACATTTGGCGTCATACTTTTAGCAATTGCTGTTAAATTATTCGCTGCTAATGTTAAAGGTTTGTTCGTCTAA
- a CDS encoding dCMP deaminase family protein: MEIKKLNKYDKAYLRIAKEWSQLSYCKRKQVGAIIVKDRMIISDGYNGTPSGFENCCEDEEGLTRWDVLHAEANAILKVARSTQSCEGATLYITLSPCKECSKLIHQSGIKRVVYKDGYRDDSGIQFLIKAGIEVEHIPVLEE; the protein is encoded by the coding sequence ATGGAGATAAAAAAATTAAACAAATACGATAAGGCTTATTTGAGAATTGCAAAAGAATGGAGTCAGCTTTCGTACTGCAAACGCAAGCAAGTAGGCGCCATTATCGTAAAAGACCGAATGATTATTTCTGATGGCTATAACGGAACGCCATCGGGATTTGAAAATTGTTGCGAAGATGAAGAAGGATTAACCCGTTGGGATGTTCTTCATGCCGAGGCAAATGCAATTTTAAAAGTAGCTCGGTCAACACAATCTTGTGAAGGCGCAACGTTGTATATTACGCTTTCGCCTTGCAAAGAATGTAGTAAATTGATACATCAATCCGGAATAAAAAGAGTGGTGTATAAAGATGGATATCGTGATGATTCTGGAATTCAATTTTTAATAAAAGCAGGTATTGAAGTCGAACATATTCCTGTTTTAGAAGAGTAA
- the tatA gene encoding twin-arginine translocase TatA/TatE family subunit has product MGRLGITEIILIVIVLLLFFGGKKIPELMKGLGEGLKEFKKASKNDNEKKENSVK; this is encoded by the coding sequence ATGGGAAGATTAGGTATAACGGAAATAATTTTAATTGTTATTGTGCTTCTACTTTTTTTTGGCGGAAAAAAAATTCCAGAATTGATGAAAGGCCTAGGAGAAGGTCTCAAGGAATTTAAAAAAGCCTCAAAAAATGACAACGAAAAAAAAGAGAATTCTGTTAAATGA
- a CDS encoding S41 family peptidase, whose product MKFNSKYLPIVIGATFALGTVLGSLMNAPADDQLLAKNYSKTKLNKLIDFINNEYVDSINTDSIVNLTVDNILSKLDPHSVYIPPSEQAEVAESMKGDFVGIGINFYMYKDSVAIIKPIENGPSAKAGIKSGDRILFAGKTKLFGRKLPSDSLFSKLKGLQGSEIELTVFRKSEQKKLKFKVRRDVIPIKSVDASVLLGNNTGYIKINRFAETTYKEFKTGLTRLKQSGIQSLVIDLRDNGGGYMEEAVAIADEFLKDKQLIVFTKNKNGETEKTYATKAGSFETGKVYVLINENSASASEILAGAIQDNDRGVIVGRRSFGKGLVQREMDFNDGSAVRLTVARYYTPTGRSIQKPYKKGNEEYFKESESRIKSGELYAKDSIKVADSLKFKTPKGKIVYGGGGIVPDVFVPMEAEHGNENVAYLLQTGIVGHFVFEELDKNRKAFAGLNFASFLEEMKTSDVYFKKFKNYVAITGLDLKLDKTKALVNRYITAEFARQLFGEVYYYNVVLKEDAMIKSILSPKKQS is encoded by the coding sequence ATGAAATTCAATTCTAAATATTTGCCAATTGTGATCGGAGCGACTTTTGCTCTTGGAACTGTGCTGGGAAGCTTGATGAATGCTCCCGCAGATGATCAGCTTTTGGCCAAAAATTATTCTAAAACCAAACTTAACAAACTGATCGATTTTATTAATAATGAATATGTCGACAGCATCAATACAGATTCGATTGTAAATCTTACAGTTGATAATATTCTTTCCAAATTAGACCCGCATTCTGTTTATATTCCACCAAGTGAACAAGCCGAAGTTGCCGAAAGCATGAAAGGCGATTTCGTTGGGATCGGGATTAATTTTTACATGTATAAAGATTCAGTTGCGATTATAAAACCAATTGAAAACGGACCTTCAGCGAAAGCGGGAATTAAATCGGGAGATCGCATTTTATTTGCTGGGAAAACGAAATTATTTGGAAGAAAATTGCCTTCAGACAGTTTGTTTTCGAAATTAAAAGGACTTCAAGGTTCAGAAATTGAATTGACTGTTTTTAGAAAATCGGAACAAAAGAAACTGAAATTTAAAGTACGCAGAGATGTTATTCCGATAAAAAGTGTTGACGCTTCGGTTTTACTTGGAAACAATACCGGTTACATCAAAATCAACCGATTTGCCGAAACAACGTATAAAGAATTCAAAACCGGTTTAACGAGATTGAAACAAAGCGGTATTCAATCGCTTGTAATCGACCTTCGTGACAATGGCGGTGGTTATATGGAAGAAGCCGTAGCAATTGCCGATGAGTTTTTGAAAGACAAACAATTGATTGTTTTTACAAAAAATAAAAACGGTGAAACTGAAAAAACATATGCCACAAAAGCCGGAAGTTTTGAAACCGGAAAAGTATATGTTTTAATAAACGAAAACAGTGCTTCGGCAAGTGAAATTTTGGCTGGAGCTATTCAAGATAATGATCGCGGTGTTATTGTTGGACGCCGTTCTTTCGGGAAAGGTTTGGTGCAGCGTGAAATGGATTTCAATGACGGATCAGCGGTAAGATTAACTGTAGCGCGTTATTACACGCCAACAGGAAGATCGATTCAAAAGCCTTATAAAAAAGGAAACGAAGAATATTTTAAAGAATCAGAATCTCGAATTAAATCGGGGGAGCTTTATGCAAAAGATAGCATTAAAGTAGCAGATTCTTTAAAATTCAAAACTCCAAAAGGAAAAATCGTTTATGGCGGAGGAGGAATCGTTCCTGATGTTTTTGTTCCGATGGAAGCAGAGCACGGAAATGAAAATGTTGCTTATTTGTTGCAAACCGGAATTGTAGGACATTTCGTTTTTGAAGAATTGGATAAAAACCGAAAAGCATTTGCTGGATTGAATTTTGCTTCATTTTTAGAAGAAATGAAAACGTCTGATGTTTATTTCAAAAAGTTCAAAAACTACGTGGCAATAACAGGTTTGGATTTAAAATTGGATAAAACCAAAGCTCTAGTAAATCGCTATATTACAGCAGAGTTTGCAAGACAATTATTTGGCGAAGTATATTATTACAATGTGGTCTTGAAAGAAGACGCTATGATAAAATCAATTTTGAGTCCGAAGAAACAATCTTAA
- a CDS encoding FAD-dependent oxidoreductase, with protein sequence MFDVLIIGGGVSGMSCALVLGSAKNKAFVTDKKIGIFTHQKNSSLQEAIFYNAYGITPGKLGSELLTESTQDLATTYPHIVQIPNEKVIKIEGNYPEFTVVTNKNSYKTKNIVVGIGSANTFDIEGLTQFVEPHKKALPEKQRIQLKNEDHKVADGIYVIGTLAGWRSQLAIAAGSGAAVATDILTLWNNGIQTHSHDSIR encoded by the coding sequence ATGTTTGATGTTCTAATTATTGGCGGAGGCGTATCAGGCATGTCTTGTGCTTTAGTCTTAGGCTCTGCAAAAAATAAAGCTTTTGTTACCGATAAAAAAATCGGAATTTTTACACATCAAAAGAATTCTTCGTTACAAGAAGCAATTTTCTACAATGCTTATGGCATTACACCAGGAAAATTAGGTTCTGAACTGCTTACAGAAAGCACACAGGATTTAGCGACAACTTACCCACACATTGTTCAGATTCCTAATGAAAAAGTAATAAAAATTGAGGGCAATTATCCTGAATTTACTGTTGTCACGAATAAAAACTCTTATAAAACAAAAAATATCGTTGTCGGAATTGGTTCTGCCAACACTTTTGACATTGAAGGTTTGACTCAATTTGTTGAACCTCATAAAAAAGCACTCCCAGAAAAACAGCGAATTCAGCTTAAAAACGAAGACCACAAAGTTGCTGATGGAATTTACGTAATTGGGACTTTAGCAGGCTGGAGAAGTCAATTAGCCATTGCTGCCGGAAGTGGTGCCGCAGTTGCCACAGATATTCTAACTTTATGGAATAATGGCATACAGACTCATTCGCACGATAGCATTCGATAA
- a CDS encoding GNAT family N-acetyltransferase produces the protein MNIRKGNPEDMKSVLGLIQELAIFEKEPEAVVVTEEDLVRDGFGEKPLFHVFVAEIENEEKQKEIVGIALYYYRYSTWKGKTIHLEDLIVKEKMRGTGLGSALYAEIMKQGKRDKVRRVEWNVLDWNTPAVKFYENSGARILDEWRVVQMDEAGLNSFLEKL, from the coding sequence ATGAATATTAGAAAAGGAAATCCTGAAGACATGAAATCGGTGTTAGGGCTAATTCAGGAGCTGGCGATATTCGAAAAAGAACCCGAAGCGGTCGTTGTTACAGAAGAAGATTTAGTTCGTGACGGTTTTGGCGAAAAACCATTATTTCATGTTTTTGTAGCAGAAATTGAAAACGAAGAAAAACAAAAAGAAATTGTTGGAATCGCGTTGTATTATTACCGCTATTCCACTTGGAAAGGAAAAACAATTCATCTTGAAGATTTGATTGTAAAAGAAAAAATGCGCGGTACCGGTTTAGGTTCTGCACTTTATGCTGAAATCATGAAACAAGGAAAAAGAGACAAGGTAAGACGAGTAGAATGGAATGTCTTGGATTGGAATACTCCAGCAGTTAAATTTTACGAGAATTCTGGCGCAAGAATTCTTGACGAATGGAGAGTCGTTCAAATGGATGAAGCAGGACTAAATTCATTTCTAGAAAAATTGTAA
- a CDS encoding TerB family tellurite resistance protein, which translates to MSFSELFDSEFKQRNKGHFSAIVRVALADGVVYPEEKQFLDKLASRLEITESEYEEILSDPLKYPINPPYSYVQRLERLYDLTRMVHVDHQLEDKQEVLLKKISVALGFTPSNVDYIIAKALSLVDKKVDADTFIYEMQHMHK; encoded by the coding sequence ATGTCATTTTCAGAATTATTTGATAGCGAATTCAAACAAAGAAACAAAGGGCACTTTTCAGCTATCGTTCGTGTAGCATTAGCAGACGGAGTTGTGTATCCAGAGGAAAAACAATTTTTAGACAAATTAGCTTCACGTTTAGAAATCACAGAGTCTGAATACGAGGAAATCCTAAGCGATCCTTTAAAATATCCTATCAACCCACCGTATTCTTATGTTCAACGCTTGGAACGTTTATACGATTTAACCCGAATGGTTCATGTTGACCACCAACTTGAAGATAAGCAAGAGGTATTATTAAAGAAAATAAGTGTTGCTTTAGGATTTACACCAAGCAATGTTGATTATATTATTGCAAAAGCATTGTCATTAGTTGACAAAAAAGTTGATGCAGATACTTTTATTTACGAAATGCAGCACATGCATAAATAA
- a CDS encoding aspartate kinase, producing the protein MRVFKFGGASVKDADGIKNVYDVLQKVGYEDVILVVSAMGKTTNALEVVIKNYFDKSPELNSSVQEIKKYHNQILLDLFEDENHQVFAAVNEQFAELEYFLAHNKSPNYNFVYDQIVSFGELISTNILSHYMNFRGIQTQWLDVRNFIKTDANYRDAGVDWEITQQNISKNVPRKQLNITQGFLGADENNFTTTLGREGSDYTAGIFAYCLNAESVTIWKDVPGVMNADPRYFENASLLNQISYREAIELAFYGATVIHPKTLQPLQKKEIPLYVKSFVNPLLKGTCVSKGVDLEPQYPCFIVKREQLLISLSSIDFSFIMEENISEIFGLFHEFKIKVNLIQNSAISFSVCVEDKFGNFNELNAILSKKFKVEYSENVTLYTIRHFTEQAAETVEKDKEVLLKQVSRETMQIVTKELN; encoded by the coding sequence ATGAGAGTATTTAAATTTGGAGGAGCATCGGTAAAAGATGCGGATGGAATTAAAAACGTTTACGACGTTTTGCAAAAAGTGGGTTACGAAGATGTGATTTTGGTTGTTTCGGCAATGGGAAAAACCACAAATGCTCTTGAAGTTGTAATCAAAAATTATTTTGACAAATCGCCTGAGCTGAATTCTTCGGTACAGGAAATAAAAAAATATCACAACCAAATATTATTGGATTTATTTGAAGATGAAAATCACCAAGTTTTTGCAGCCGTAAACGAGCAATTTGCTGAACTTGAATATTTTTTAGCGCACAATAAATCACCAAATTACAACTTTGTTTATGATCAAATTGTAAGTTTTGGGGAATTGATTTCTACAAATATTTTAAGCCACTACATGAATTTCAGAGGAATTCAGACACAATGGCTTGATGTTCGTAATTTTATCAAAACGGATGCAAATTATAGAGATGCTGGTGTTGATTGGGAAATTACGCAACAAAATATCAGCAAAAATGTTCCAAGAAAACAACTAAATATCACACAAGGATTTTTAGGTGCTGACGAAAACAATTTTACTACAACTCTTGGTCGTGAAGGTTCTGATTATACTGCCGGAATTTTTGCTTATTGCTTAAATGCAGAAAGTGTTACCATCTGGAAAGATGTTCCTGGAGTTATGAATGCTGATCCGCGTTATTTTGAAAATGCAAGTTTGCTTAATCAAATTTCATATCGCGAAGCAATCGAATTAGCATTTTACGGTGCTACAGTAATTCACCCAAAAACATTACAGCCTTTACAGAAAAAAGAGATTCCGTTATACGTAAAATCATTTGTGAATCCTTTATTAAAAGGAACTTGTGTTTCAAAAGGTGTTGACTTGGAGCCACAATATCCATGTTTTATCGTAAAAAGAGAACAGCTTTTGATTTCGCTTTCATCAATTGATTTCTCTTTCATTATGGAAGAAAACATCAGCGAGATTTTTGGATTATTCCACGAATTTAAAATCAAAGTAAATTTGATTCAGAACTCTGCAATCAGTTTTTCTGTTTGTGTGGAAGATAAATTTGGAAATTTCAACGAATTGAATGCGATTCTTTCCAAAAAATTCAAAGTAGAATACAGCGAAAATGTAACACTTTACACGATTCGTCACTTTACAGAACAAGCTGCAGAAACGGTTGAAAAAGATAAAGAAGTTTTATTGAAACAAGTTAGCCGTGAAACTATGCAGATTGTGACAAAAGAATTAAACTAA